DNA from Chloroflexota bacterium:
CGTCCATGGTGCGCAGACGATACAGCGCCAGCAGGAAGAAGGCCACAATCACGACACCCGTGCCAACCATAGCGGCCGGGAACTCGATCACGCGCTCCTCAAATGCTGCAAAGCTGGTCTCATCCATGCCATTCAGCAGCGCAAGCGTGTAGCCCCGGATGCTGAGGTAGCCAATGCCGCTGAGGATCGTGCTGAGCAGCCCTTCCCACACCAACACGTACACCAGGCCGTAGGCCAGCGCGCGTGGGGTCAAGAGGCCCGCCAAAGTGAAGATCGAGGCGTAGGCAGTCACACCTGCGGCCAGGGCGATTGCGACAATGCCCATTTGTCGTGCCTCCGCGTTTACGAGTGCGGAAGCCACGACTCCACTCGCTATCACCAGCGGTAGAGCCACAATCAGGACTGCAAGCAG
Protein-coding regions in this window:
- a CDS encoding ABC transporter permease subunit, with the translated sequence MAEIFLLSLKQLLGRWRVLVILILAALPSLLVLLIRLLGEGNIGFHGEFVGVIIDAMITGGIMPIVTMTLATAAFGNELEDKTLYYLVLKPVPRISIVLAKLLAVLIVALPLVIASGVVASALVNAEARQMGIVAIALAAGVTAYASIFTLAGLLTPRALAYGLVYVLVWEGLLSTILSGIGYLSIRGYTLALLNGMDETSFAAFEERVIEFPAAMVGTGVVIVAFFLLALYRLRTMDVP